One Pelagicoccus sp. SDUM812003 genomic window carries:
- a CDS encoding aminotransferase class I/II-fold pyridoxal phosphate-dependent enzyme has product MKRRDWLKNASIAAGAAAFSPRILSGQEGGAASSARDFVNLSINENQFGPSPRAIAAAQANAKFGHEYPLETQDQLKRLIAAREKVRPSQVILGAGSSDVLMGMSNALGGRGGNIVSSDPSFGPLMAWAAKFGVEHIKVPWTENGEVDLERIERSITDETQIAYICNPENPVGTVISKSELAAFCRRVSERCPVLVDEAYLDFAGDADQLGMMDCVREGLPVVVLRTFSKAYGLGGMRVGYAVTSEELASRISQYYVTGIGCGCSRVSLEAAIAAYEDRDWLSQVRQRTNANRTEFCRFLRERELAYFSSSTTFVLFPVPVDSQRIADAVYGGFRIKISPRNYYDRNYLRVSIGTRQQMRDLQNALSYVL; this is encoded by the coding sequence ATGAAACGACGCGACTGGCTCAAAAACGCTTCGATCGCCGCCGGGGCGGCCGCATTCAGCCCACGAATCCTTTCTGGGCAGGAAGGTGGCGCCGCGAGCTCGGCCCGCGACTTCGTCAACCTGTCCATAAACGAAAACCAGTTTGGTCCCTCTCCGCGGGCTATCGCTGCGGCGCAAGCCAACGCCAAGTTCGGCCACGAGTATCCGCTGGAGACGCAAGATCAGCTCAAGCGCCTCATCGCCGCGCGCGAAAAGGTCCGCCCTTCTCAAGTCATCTTGGGAGCGGGGTCCTCCGACGTGCTGATGGGCATGTCCAACGCGCTCGGCGGAAGAGGCGGCAACATCGTCAGCTCCGATCCGTCGTTCGGTCCGCTGATGGCCTGGGCAGCGAAATTCGGCGTCGAGCACATCAAGGTGCCATGGACCGAAAACGGCGAAGTCGATCTGGAGCGTATCGAGCGGTCAATTACAGATGAAACGCAGATCGCCTACATTTGCAATCCGGAGAATCCCGTGGGCACCGTCATCTCAAAAAGCGAGCTAGCCGCCTTCTGCCGCCGCGTGTCCGAGCGCTGTCCGGTTCTGGTTGACGAAGCGTATCTCGACTTCGCTGGGGACGCAGACCAGCTAGGCATGATGGACTGCGTCCGCGAAGGCCTTCCCGTGGTGGTGCTGCGAACCTTTTCCAAGGCCTACGGCTTAGGAGGTATGCGAGTGGGCTATGCGGTGACCAGCGAAGAGCTCGCGTCGCGAATTTCTCAATACTACGTGACCGGCATCGGTTGCGGCTGCAGCCGCGTCTCGCTAGAGGCCGCCATCGCTGCCTACGAAGATCGGGATTGGCTGTCGCAAGTGCGACAAAGGACCAACGCCAATCGGACCGAGTTTTGCCGGTTCCTGCGAGAACGGGAGCTGGCCTACTTTTCCTCCTCCACTACCTTTGTGCTCTTTCCCGTCCCCGTGGACTCCCAGAGGATAGCCGACGCGGTCTACGGCGGATTTCGCATCAAGATCAGCCCTCGCAACTACTACGATCGAAACTACCTTCGCGTTAGCATCGGGACCCGCCAACAGATGCGCGACCTGCAGAACGCCCTTTCCTATGTGCTCTAG
- a CDS encoding aminotransferase class V-fold PLP-dependent enzyme → MERREFFKTAAIAGAASAVATPWARAKTSGGIGDYDRGGREAAELAQDEAFWMRVRRDFAPAPDFINLEYGYFCPAALPVLEAVEENGRMINARASYFMRREMRDELEETRSALAALAGVSSDEICLTRNTTESMNIVIQGLDYEKGDEIVYSDQDYGSMVQALKQKSEREGIALKQVAIPLHPKNDEEIVSAFEDAITSRTRLLHVTHFINLSGQVLPVRKICDMAHARGVEVLVDSAHGFAHVDYRIPDFDCDYLGTSLHKWLCSPVGMGMLYVRKDRIPHVWGLMGDVAREDGDIRKLERLGTRPYNHHIGMREAIRYHDAIGGEAKMQRLRYLNQYWTRRYRDHERVFLNTPDDPSRHGAIANVGIRGVDPGDLGDFLFDRYNILTAPIPNHPVVKGVRITPGLPTPLRHLDHLVAALDDAAQTL, encoded by the coding sequence ATGGAACGACGCGAATTTTTCAAAACGGCAGCCATCGCGGGCGCTGCTTCTGCGGTTGCGACGCCCTGGGCCAGGGCGAAAACGAGTGGAGGCATCGGCGATTACGATCGAGGGGGAAGGGAGGCCGCCGAACTTGCTCAAGATGAAGCGTTTTGGATGCGGGTGCGACGCGACTTCGCCCCGGCTCCGGATTTCATAAACCTGGAATACGGCTATTTCTGCCCGGCGGCCCTGCCCGTTTTGGAAGCGGTCGAGGAAAACGGACGCATGATAAACGCCCGCGCCTCCTACTTCATGCGCCGAGAGATGCGGGACGAACTGGAGGAGACGCGCAGCGCCCTCGCAGCGTTAGCGGGAGTCTCCTCCGATGAAATCTGCCTCACCCGGAATACCACGGAATCCATGAATATCGTAATCCAAGGTCTCGACTACGAGAAGGGCGACGAAATCGTGTATTCGGATCAGGACTACGGAAGCATGGTGCAAGCCTTGAAGCAGAAATCGGAACGGGAAGGCATCGCGCTCAAGCAAGTCGCCATTCCGCTGCATCCCAAGAACGACGAGGAAATCGTGTCGGCCTTCGAAGACGCGATCACGTCGCGAACGCGCCTGCTGCACGTCACGCATTTCATCAATCTCTCAGGCCAGGTCCTTCCGGTGCGCAAGATTTGCGACATGGCTCACGCGAGAGGAGTGGAGGTCCTGGTGGATTCCGCTCACGGGTTCGCCCACGTGGACTACCGAATTCCTGACTTCGATTGCGACTACTTGGGTACCAGCTTGCACAAGTGGCTCTGCTCGCCGGTGGGCATGGGAATGCTCTACGTGCGGAAGGATAGGATCCCTCACGTTTGGGGTCTGATGGGTGACGTCGCTCGCGAGGATGGCGACATCCGCAAACTGGAGCGCTTGGGCACGCGCCCCTACAATCACCACATCGGCATGCGTGAGGCGATACGCTACCACGATGCCATCGGTGGCGAAGCGAAGATGCAGCGCCTACGTTATTTGAATCAGTATTGGACCCGGCGCTACAGGGACCATGAGCGGGTTTTTCTCAATACCCCCGACGACCCATCGCGTCATGGGGCGATCGCGAACGTAGGCATTCGTGGCGTGGACCCTGGCGATTTGGGGGACTTCCTCTTCGATCGGTACAATATCCTCACAGCGCCGATTCCCAACCACCCGGTAGTGAAGGGAGTGCGCATCACGCCCGGACTACCCACGCCGCTCAGGCATCTCGACCATCTGGTGGCGGCCCTCGACGACGCGGCTCAAACGCTCTGA
- a CDS encoding RidA family protein has translation MCSRTFRNLTLALAGLISSLLAPASEIDAKLKELGIEIPKTNAPVANYVPAVRSGNLVFLAGAIAKNQDGSFVKGKLGIDTSIDQGYKAARAVGVSLLAALLAEIGDLDRVERIVKVEGYVNCSPDFEKQSQVINGCSDLLVEVFGEKGRHARFAVGASSLPFGAPVEISAIVEISDD, from the coding sequence ATGTGCTCTAGAACCTTCCGAAACCTCACCCTCGCGCTAGCGGGCTTGATCTCTAGCCTGCTCGCCCCAGCTTCCGAAATAGACGCAAAGCTCAAGGAGCTCGGTATCGAGATTCCAAAGACAAATGCTCCGGTCGCGAACTACGTCCCTGCTGTCCGCTCCGGAAATCTGGTGTTTCTCGCCGGAGCCATCGCCAAGAATCAGGATGGCTCTTTTGTGAAAGGGAAACTCGGTATCGATACGTCGATCGACCAAGGCTACAAAGCGGCTCGTGCGGTCGGCGTTTCCTTGCTGGCGGCCCTTCTCGCCGAGATCGGAGACCTTGATCGCGTGGAGCGCATCGTGAAGGTGGAAGGCTACGTGAACTGCTCCCCCGATTTCGAGAAGCAATCTCAAGTCATAAACGGCTGCTCCGATCTGCTGGTAGAAGTCTTCGGAGAAAAAGGCAGGCATGCCCGCTTCGCAGTCGGGGCGTCCTCCCTCCCCTTCGGCGCTCCGGTGGAGATCTCCGCTATCGTGGAGATAAGCGACGACTGA
- a CDS encoding methyl-accepting chemotaxis protein yields MTLKLRDKILYSALALILTGMGTLATVNYFVFSDALKSGIESQSIQQARSAASELDAWLQERRATLANWADQFSDDLSSVEDRAELPMKLRRVAKSAAYADSIYIVSTDGKLLSSSEEPPASRLELMRRLLNTREVGSLYTDIGYDEAQAKACLLATVPMGPDANLVVDCSLTYIFERFVSDIQVGEEGYAYISDDHGLIVSHPNSEYIATLDISKHEWGRITLQKGDGFVDYEFEGKPKIGAMKRVESTGWVFCVTAYNEDVFAPLVAVARESILVLVIICVITAVVITWLAVRIVRPINTIIDGLEESASQVSSASAQVASTSVLLSKSSSEQASSVEETSASLSEIAGKTNGNAEKADSASRMLNETAISSLNEVSRRIEQSQKAIRETTSTASETLKVVKTIDEIAFQTNLLALNAAVEAARAGEAGMGFAVVAEEVRALAGKAASAARTSGELINRSYESVQQVSHLNAQIAESMSSNLEIAHQVASHMSEISEDSTSQAACIQQISSSMSTIDKVTQDNVASSEESAAAAEQLKGQAEQMREFVGQLLSVIDGKKQSKANVSKNWNSSDDGFADFSPSPKGNANRRRTDGMPVDLFN; encoded by the coding sequence ATGACTCTCAAACTTCGAGATAAGATTCTCTACAGCGCCCTTGCTCTCATTCTGACCGGGATGGGCACGCTTGCGACGGTGAACTATTTCGTGTTCAGCGATGCCCTCAAAAGCGGCATCGAATCTCAAAGCATCCAGCAAGCTCGCAGCGCCGCAAGCGAGCTCGATGCATGGCTCCAGGAGCGCCGGGCGACATTGGCTAATTGGGCGGACCAGTTTTCCGATGATCTCTCTTCCGTGGAGGACCGGGCTGAGCTTCCCATGAAGCTTCGTCGCGTGGCGAAGAGCGCCGCCTACGCGGATTCGATCTATATCGTCTCTACGGACGGAAAACTGCTTTCGAGTTCCGAAGAACCTCCCGCGTCGCGTCTGGAACTGATGCGCAGGCTTCTGAATACACGAGAGGTTGGGAGCCTGTATACGGACATCGGATACGACGAGGCTCAGGCGAAGGCTTGCTTGCTCGCTACGGTGCCGATGGGGCCCGACGCCAATCTCGTGGTCGATTGTTCGCTGACATACATCTTCGAGCGATTCGTTTCCGATATCCAGGTGGGCGAAGAAGGTTATGCCTACATTTCAGATGATCATGGCTTGATCGTATCGCATCCGAATAGTGAATACATCGCCACGCTCGACATTTCGAAGCACGAGTGGGGCCGCATCACCTTGCAGAAGGGAGATGGTTTCGTGGACTACGAGTTCGAGGGCAAGCCCAAGATCGGCGCCATGAAACGCGTCGAGTCTACGGGCTGGGTTTTCTGCGTCACGGCTTACAACGAAGACGTATTCGCTCCTTTGGTAGCGGTGGCTCGGGAGTCGATTCTTGTTTTGGTGATCATCTGCGTCATCACGGCGGTCGTAATAACATGGCTGGCCGTTCGCATCGTGCGTCCCATCAATACCATCATCGACGGGCTGGAGGAATCCGCTTCCCAGGTCAGCTCCGCTTCCGCGCAGGTCGCGTCCACCAGCGTGCTGCTTTCCAAGAGCTCCTCCGAACAGGCTTCGTCCGTGGAGGAAACTTCCGCCTCGCTCTCGGAGATCGCCGGAAAGACCAACGGAAACGCGGAAAAGGCCGACAGCGCATCGCGCATGCTCAACGAGACCGCTATCAGCAGCCTCAACGAGGTGAGCCGTCGCATCGAGCAGTCGCAGAAGGCGATTCGGGAAACCACTAGCACCGCCTCCGAAACGCTGAAGGTAGTCAAGACGATCGACGAGATCGCGTTTCAGACCAACCTGCTGGCTTTGAACGCCGCCGTCGAGGCTGCTCGGGCTGGCGAAGCGGGCATGGGATTCGCCGTGGTAGCTGAGGAGGTCAGAGCTCTCGCGGGCAAGGCTGCCTCTGCGGCGCGCACTTCTGGCGAGCTGATCAATCGCTCCTACGAGTCGGTGCAGCAGGTCTCGCATCTGAACGCCCAAATTGCGGAATCAATGAGTAGTAATTTAGAGATTGCTCATCAGGTGGCGAGCCACATGAGCGAGATCTCCGAGGACTCCACGTCACAGGCAGCCTGCATTCAGCAGATCAGCAGCTCCATGTCGACCATCGACAAGGTGACCCAGGACAATGTGGCGAGCTCCGAGGAGAGCGCCGCGGCAGCCGAGCAGCTGAAAGGCCAGGCCGAGCAAATGCGCGAGTTTGTTGGCCAGCTCCTCAGCGTGATCGATGGAAAGAAGCAGTCGAAAGCGAACGTATCCAAAAACTGGAATAGCTCAGACGACGGCTTCGCAGACTTTTCGCCTTCCCCGAAGGGAAATGCGAATCGGCGACGCACGGACGGCATGCCGGTCGACCTCTTCAATTGA
- a CDS encoding alpha/beta hydrolase has product MLRSLIALFIPSMLLAMPSSPVTIPLWNETPPNHRSSELEETHYEGDILSVTLVQEPSIEVRLPSRSNATGDAMLVCPGGGYGFLAYDWEGTDIAAWLNANGIAAIVLKYRLPEDESNEQPRLTPLMDAQRAMRLARFHAEDWGYQKDRIGVIGFSAGGHLASTLGTHFDLGDPEALDEVERMSCRPDFMALLYPVISMDESVTHMGSRNNLLGEDPPSDWVQEFSNELQVGPDTPPTFLVHSSDDGAVPVANSLRFYEALLKNEVETEMHLYPYGGHGYSLAINKGRLGEWPELCARWIKELSLD; this is encoded by the coding sequence ATGCTCCGTTCCCTCATCGCCCTTTTCATTCCGTCAATGCTGCTCGCTATGCCTTCTTCGCCCGTAACGATCCCGCTCTGGAACGAGACTCCGCCCAACCATCGATCTTCCGAACTGGAGGAAACGCACTACGAGGGCGATATCCTCAGCGTCACGCTCGTGCAGGAGCCGAGCATCGAGGTCCGCCTCCCGTCCCGCAGCAACGCCACTGGCGATGCCATGCTGGTGTGCCCTGGAGGCGGGTACGGCTTTCTGGCCTACGACTGGGAAGGCACCGATATCGCCGCATGGCTAAACGCCAACGGCATCGCCGCCATCGTGTTGAAATACCGGCTGCCTGAGGATGAGAGCAACGAGCAGCCGCGCCTGACGCCGTTGATGGATGCTCAGCGTGCGATGCGCCTCGCTCGCTTCCATGCCGAGGATTGGGGCTATCAAAAGGATCGCATCGGCGTGATCGGGTTTTCCGCTGGCGGACATTTGGCGTCCACTCTTGGAACCCATTTCGACCTCGGGGATCCGGAAGCGCTCGACGAAGTGGAGAGGATGAGCTGCCGTCCCGACTTCATGGCGCTGCTGTATCCGGTTATTTCCATGGACGAGTCCGTGACCCATATGGGCTCGCGCAACAACTTGCTGGGAGAGGATCCGCCTTCGGATTGGGTGCAGGAGTTCTCCAACGAACTCCAGGTCGGCCCCGACACGCCGCCCACCTTCCTCGTGCATTCATCGGACGACGGAGCTGTGCCGGTGGCGAACAGCCTGAGGTTTTACGAAGCCCTGCTGAAGAACGAGGTCGAAACCGAAATGCATCTGTATCCGTACGGCGGGCACGGCTATTCGCTGGCGATCAACAAGGGTCGGCTCGGCGAGTGGCCTGAACTCTGCGCCCGTTGGATCAAGGAACTGAGCTTGGACTAG
- a CDS encoding cytidylate kinase-like family protein, producing MLVEKSLSAVAGYLGANLSERTTALSERPKYPAITISRQVGARATTIGKCLIRRFQSREDDSAPPWTLYGNELMQHVLRESNLPEDLSRYFQEESSRSWTETVEEIVGLHPSSYDINRRCHEMILNLCRLGHAVVIGRCGNVLAKDLPNTLHVRLVGSAKRRVAYLRQCLSMSEKEALAYAKREDQDRRNYAKENFNISNLDEPHLYDLVINTDRISNEFAARMIEEAALCKASEPLLH from the coding sequence ATGCTAGTGGAAAAGTCGCTAAGCGCCGTAGCTGGGTACCTCGGCGCCAATCTGTCCGAACGGACCACAGCGCTTTCGGAGCGCCCCAAATACCCCGCCATTACCATTAGCCGTCAGGTCGGCGCTCGAGCCACCACCATCGGCAAGTGTTTGATACGCAGGTTTCAATCTCGAGAAGACGATTCCGCCCCGCCTTGGACGCTCTACGGAAACGAGCTCATGCAGCACGTGCTGCGCGAAAGCAATTTGCCGGAAGACCTCTCTCGTTACTTCCAGGAAGAGTCGTCGCGATCCTGGACCGAGACGGTGGAGGAGATCGTGGGCCTGCACCCGTCGTCTTACGATATCAATCGACGCTGTCATGAGATGATTCTCAATCTGTGCCGACTGGGACACGCGGTGGTGATCGGCCGCTGCGGCAATGTGCTGGCGAAGGATCTCCCCAACACCCTGCACGTGCGATTGGTCGGTTCCGCCAAGCGTCGAGTCGCCTACCTCAGGCAATGCCTTTCGATGTCGGAAAAGGAGGCTCTGGCCTACGCCAAACGGGAGGATCAGGACCGTCGCAACTATGCGAAAGAGAACTTCAACATATCGAATCTCGACGAACCGCACCTCTACGACCTGGTTATCAATACGGATCGCATTTCCAATGAATTCGCGGCCCGCATGATCGAGGAAGCCGCCTTGTGCAAGGCTTCCGAGCCGTTGCTTCACTAG
- a CDS encoding TIGR01458 family HAD-type hydrolase, which translates to MDTINAKGYLLDMDGVFYVGGKLLDGARSCLRELQKRDIPFRFVTNTTTKTKVELMEKLEGLGLPVEASCLFTAVSATKRFLESRGSPSLHLLVRDTVKKEFSRFELDADTPDYVVIGDIGANWDYETLNDVFNMLMRGSKLLCMHRNKFWQDENGLRMDIGAFVAALEHVSDQKATVVGKPTSSFFQQAVGSMELEVDQVAMVGDDIEADVGGAQSSGLQGVLVKTGKYRPELVSRSSVRPDFVLDSIAQLPDRLG; encoded by the coding sequence ATGGATACCATAAATGCGAAGGGCTATTTGCTCGATATGGATGGCGTTTTCTACGTGGGCGGGAAGCTGCTTGACGGGGCCAGGTCCTGCCTGCGGGAACTGCAGAAGCGAGACATCCCGTTTCGATTCGTCACCAACACCACGACTAAGACGAAAGTCGAGCTGATGGAGAAGCTGGAGGGGCTGGGGTTACCCGTGGAGGCGTCCTGTCTTTTCACCGCAGTGTCAGCGACCAAGCGCTTTCTCGAATCGCGAGGGAGTCCTAGTCTGCACCTTTTGGTGAGGGATACGGTGAAAAAGGAGTTTTCCCGATTCGAGCTCGACGCGGATACGCCGGACTATGTGGTGATTGGCGACATCGGAGCGAACTGGGATTACGAAACGCTCAACGATGTATTCAACATGCTGATGCGCGGGTCAAAACTGCTGTGCATGCATCGAAACAAGTTTTGGCAGGACGAGAATGGCTTGCGCATGGACATCGGGGCCTTCGTGGCCGCTTTGGAGCACGTTTCCGACCAGAAAGCCACTGTGGTCGGCAAGCCGACCAGCTCGTTCTTCCAGCAGGCGGTGGGCTCCATGGAGCTGGAGGTCGATCAGGTCGCCATGGTGGGCGACGACATCGAGGCGGATGTGGGAGGCGCCCAATCGAGCGGGCTGCAAGGGGTGCTGGTGAAAACGGGCAAGTATCGTCCGGAGCTGGTTTCGCGCAGCTCGGTGCGTCCGGACTTCGTGCTCGACAGTATTGCGCAGTTGCCGGATCGATTGGGTTGA